Proteins encoded by one window of Acinonyx jubatus isolate Ajub_Pintada_27869175 chromosome X, VMU_Ajub_asm_v1.0, whole genome shotgun sequence:
- the LOC106979648 gene encoding LOW QUALITY PROTEIN: putative P2Y purinoceptor 10 (The sequence of the model RefSeq protein was modified relative to this genomic sequence to represent the inferred CDS: inserted 1 base in 1 codon), with product MFSLRKKTYILKVGSNSATNIRTKCTDIQMSFQYSLYATTYIVIFIPGLSANSAALWVLCHFINKKNKAIIFMISLSVADLAHMLSLPLRIYYFISHHWPFTKAICLLCFYLKYLYMCTSICFLMCISLQRCFLLLKPFRARDWKRRYDAGTSAGIWIIVGTACLPPPILRSAGLANNTEYCFANLRFQHISMASSIGMITVAKPGSFFLFFVFCFFLPVAIITYCTWKTRKSLQEFQVPAQNTKERKKSLLLVLIYAVVFIVCFPPYHLNFPFYMMVKQHVFSNCSFLRSSYVFTSFXLCLTDLNCCLDRVVYYFTTSEFHNRFLDHSGWLFSHV from the exons ATgttttccttaaggaaaaaaacatacatCCTCAAGGTGGGAAGTAACAGCGCAACCAATATAAGAACAAAGTGCACAGATATTCAAATGTCCTTTCAGTACTCTCTCTATGCAACCACCTACATCGTCATATTCATCCCTGGTCTTTCGGCCAACAGTGCAGCCTTGTGGGTTCTGTGCCACTtcatcaacaagaaaaataaagccatcaTTTTCATGATCAGCCTCTCTGTAGCTGATCTTGCTCATATGCTGTCTTTACCTCTCCGGATTTACTATTTCATTAGCCACCACTGGCCCTTCACAAAGGCCATTTGCCTGCTGTGCTTCTACTTGAAGTATCTCTACATGTGTACCAGCATTTGTTTCCTGATGTGCATCAGTCTTCAGAGATGTTTCCTTCTCCTCAAGCCCTTTAGAGCCAGAGACTGGAAGCGTAGGTATGATGCAGGCACCAGTGCTGGCATCTGGATCATTGTGGGGACTGCCTGTTTGCCACCTCCAATTCTGAGGAGTGCTGGCTTAGCCAACAACACTGAATACTGCTTTGCCAATTTAAGGTTTCAGCACATTAGCATGGCTTCCTCCATTGGTATGATAACTGTAGCTAAAcctggaagtttttttttgttttttgttttttgtttttttttacctgttgCCATTATAACGTATTGCACATGGAAAACGAGAAAATCTTTACAGGAATTCCAAGTTCCTGCTCAGAAtaccaaagagagaaagaagtcttTGTTGCTGGTTCTGATATATGCAGTGGTGTTCATTGTGTGTTTCCCTCCTTACCACCTCAACTTCCCATTCTATATGATGGTGAAACAACATGTCTTTTCaaactgttcttttttaagatcaTCCTATGTTTTTACATCAT CTCTATGTCTTACAGATCTGAATTGCTGCCTTGATCGTGTTGTATATTATTTTACGACCTCAGAATTCCACAATAGGTTTTTGGACCACAGTGGTTGGCTCTTCAGTCACGTGTGA